One region of Afipia carboxidovorans OM5 genomic DNA includes:
- the virB10 gene encoding type IV secretion system protein VirB10 → MPTPDDYRSFELEAAAATSVARGRTALGSFLKFGVPIGALLVAAWMIYGTVARRSPTLTTPDKEEFRTTQFPAPSLSTPRVQTNQGTIVIPQAPAEPAPPPPPVAPPLALPAPPPPEPPLAGALPNDDEARRLAELERQRQEEERRKWERLRAPQVIADNAAAAANTANPDDGSKAAAGPEDDPNRRFLSSVSAAGVEVSRAIKNNRIDALVAQGTMIRGVLETAVQSDLPGMVRAVVTENVWSFDGRRVLIPAGSRLVGEYKSGIAQGQTRVFVVWTRMLRSDGVSVQLGSNGTDDLGRAGNAGFVDNHYLERFGSAIMLSVVGGAAQFLSAYGQNTNTIGNGSIIMTTDPVTGIVTQTQTGVNQNQLSLQAREIAAQNVSQTLTNIAQQALRNSINIPPTIYLDQGTRIIVFVRRDLDFSALYPDPVKEALRELKRERAGAKSDGLH, encoded by the coding sequence ATGCCCACGCCTGACGACTATCGCTCGTTCGAACTGGAAGCTGCGGCGGCAACCTCCGTCGCGCGCGGTCGAACCGCGCTCGGCAGTTTTTTGAAATTCGGGGTGCCGATCGGCGCGCTTCTTGTTGCTGCCTGGATGATCTATGGAACGGTCGCGCGGCGTTCGCCCACCCTAACGACGCCGGACAAAGAGGAGTTCAGGACGACGCAGTTTCCAGCGCCGTCGCTTTCGACCCCTCGCGTGCAAACCAACCAGGGTACCATCGTCATTCCGCAGGCCCCGGCCGAACCCGCCCCACCACCTCCCCCGGTCGCACCACCGCTTGCGTTGCCGGCGCCCCCTCCGCCGGAGCCGCCGCTGGCGGGTGCGCTGCCGAACGACGACGAAGCGCGCCGTCTCGCGGAGCTCGAACGGCAGCGGCAGGAGGAGGAGCGACGAAAATGGGAGCGCCTTCGGGCTCCGCAGGTCATTGCCGACAACGCCGCAGCGGCGGCAAACACTGCAAACCCAGACGATGGCAGCAAGGCCGCCGCAGGTCCGGAGGACGATCCCAATCGTCGCTTCCTGTCGTCGGTTTCCGCGGCCGGCGTCGAGGTTTCCCGAGCGATCAAGAACAACCGCATTGACGCGCTGGTGGCGCAGGGGACGATGATTCGTGGTGTGTTGGAGACGGCCGTCCAGAGCGATCTGCCAGGCATGGTGCGCGCCGTTGTCACCGAGAATGTCTGGTCGTTCGACGGTCGGCGCGTTCTCATTCCTGCTGGAAGCCGCCTTGTCGGCGAGTACAAGTCGGGGATCGCACAAGGTCAGACGCGCGTCTTCGTGGTGTGGACCCGCATGCTGCGCTCCGATGGCGTCTCGGTGCAGCTCGGATCGAACGGCACCGACGATCTGGGCCGCGCCGGCAATGCCGGCTTCGTCGACAATCATTATCTGGAGCGCTTCGGTTCGGCGATCATGCTGTCGGTCGTCGGCGGCGCAGCGCAGTTCTTGAGTGCTTATGGCCAGAACACCAACACGATCGGCAATGGCTCCATCATCATGACGACGGATCCGGTGACAGGAATCGTGACGCAGACGCAAACGGGGGTGAACCAAAATCAGTTGAGCCTGCAGGCTCGGGAGATCGCGGCGCAAAACGTGTCGCAGACGCTGACCAACATCGCGCAGCAGGCGCTCAGAAACTCAATCAATATCCCACCCACGATCTACCTCGACCAAGGAACGCGGATCATCGTCTTCGTTCGGCGCGATCTCGATTTTTCGGCGCTCTATCCGGATCCGGTCAAGGAAGCCTTGAGGGAGCTGAAGCGTGAACGTGCTGGCGCGAAGTCTGACGGTCTTCATTGA
- the virB9 gene encoding P-type conjugative transfer protein VirB9, with amino-acid sequence MKTRCIVLGLSFCIMASAAHAEALPRPGRTDSRVRDVVYNRDNVTAIDASYGTSTMIELQPDEKIETLALGDSIAWKVEPNRKGDIIFVKPVDKNAISNLNVVTDKRIYSFLLRSNTRPPSGQIYAVRFRFPDDEASAKLLAEAKERAANPNLKDLNIANANSDYGYKGSSVNKPVAVFDDGTKTWFRFEGETPAIYIVDADRNESLVNFRTEGPYIIVDKVSPQWTLRNGQESTCIFNRRLTNVHEPNGLEPYQPQRVGATTTVGG; translated from the coding sequence ATGAAAACGCGTTGTATCGTCCTCGGTTTGAGCTTCTGCATTATGGCGAGCGCCGCGCATGCGGAAGCGCTGCCGCGTCCTGGCCGCACCGATTCCCGAGTCCGGGACGTCGTCTATAACAGGGACAACGTCACCGCGATCGACGCGAGTTACGGCACGTCGACGATGATCGAGCTGCAGCCGGACGAAAAAATCGAAACCTTAGCGCTCGGCGACTCGATTGCCTGGAAGGTCGAGCCGAACCGCAAGGGCGACATCATCTTTGTCAAGCCGGTCGACAAGAACGCGATCTCGAACCTCAACGTCGTCACCGATAAGCGTATCTATTCGTTCTTGCTGCGCTCGAACACGCGGCCGCCGTCCGGTCAGATCTACGCAGTGCGTTTCCGATTCCCCGACGACGAAGCGAGCGCGAAGCTTTTGGCCGAGGCGAAGGAGCGCGCCGCCAACCCCAATCTCAAGGACCTCAACATCGCGAACGCCAACAGCGACTATGGCTACAAGGGCTCCTCGGTGAACAAGCCGGTCGCGGTCTTCGACGACGGGACCAAGACCTGGTTCCGGTTCGAGGGCGAGACGCCGGCGATCTATATCGTCGACGCGGACCGCAACGAGAGCCTGGTCAATTTCCGGACCGAGGGCCCCTACATCATCGTCGACAAGGTCTCGCCGCAGTGGACGCTTCGCAATGGCCAGGAATCGACGTGCATCTTCAACCGCCGCCTCACCAACGTGCATGAACCGAACGGGCTGGAGCCCTATCAGCCGCAACGGGTGGGCGCGACGACGACCGTGGGAGGCTGA
- a CDS encoding virB8 family protein, producing MTETVTSEPARVDPRYYADGATWERDIARRNRNSRALAWIVATVMSVVAVGALGTLALLVPLKTYEPYMVVVDKTTGFVEVKRPMAEGPLTQDEAVTTFNVVRYIKARETYDPKALKDNFDLAQLLATGDAARELTEIYSPANPNNPVKVYGTNTVVAVTIKSVTFPNNRTALARFSTEEKSSTNVITRNWVSLVRFRYTSAPMRNEWRFDNPLGFQVLEYRRDQETAPSPGTVGAQQ from the coding sequence ATGACGGAAACCGTGACATCAGAGCCCGCGCGCGTCGATCCGCGCTACTATGCCGACGGCGCGACATGGGAGCGCGACATCGCGCGGCGGAATCGCAACTCCCGCGCGCTGGCCTGGATCGTCGCGACCGTGATGAGCGTGGTCGCAGTCGGGGCGCTCGGAACACTCGCCCTGCTCGTCCCGCTCAAGACCTACGAGCCTTATATGGTCGTTGTCGACAAGACGACCGGCTTCGTCGAGGTGAAGCGCCCGATGGCCGAAGGCCCGTTGACCCAGGACGAAGCGGTGACGACGTTCAACGTCGTCCGTTACATCAAGGCGCGGGAAACTTATGACCCCAAGGCGTTGAAGGACAACTTCGACCTCGCCCAGCTGCTGGCGACGGGAGACGCAGCGCGTGAGCTCACGGAAATCTACTCGCCCGCCAATCCGAACAATCCCGTCAAGGTCTACGGCACCAACACTGTTGTCGCGGTCACAATCAAATCCGTGACCTTCCCGAACAATCGAACCGCGCTGGCGCGGTTTTCGACCGAGGAGAAATCATCGACCAACGTCATTACGCGCAACTGGGTCTCGCTCGTGCGGTTCCGCTATACCTCCGCGCCGATGCGCAATGAGTGGCGCTTCGACAATCCGCTCGGCTTCCAGGTGCTGGAATATCGCCGCGATCAGGAAACGGCGCCGTCGCCCGGAACTGTGGGTGCGCAACAATGA
- a CDS encoding type IV secretion system protein — protein sequence MGNTFSITTLLQSVDQLGQNYVSTAYQALASAATSGGGTGVAGLLLTLYVIFWGVGIWQGTATGGPADHAFRLFRAMLIYTMATKWGDFQTLAYNFLNDGPSAIGNALLSAVTTANNTGTSANLNSVNGVQSALQNMWNTTNSATEAFLQNAGITNWGPYIFAAVFYVVMAVLIGFAIFLIVLSKMFMWLLLALAPLFIILLLFGVTTRFFSGWLSALVQYFLVQVLVYAFLAFYVSLIQQTIDTLNGVANSKSATWATIGPVVLLAIIGILLLSQINNMAAAIAGGVPIFAPRIGAVLATATGYRLGAAANRARLAFRNPLNPASMSRREELASRQRARVGLRAASWAQSAEFRRLAEQLRNPGVPPASSGGGRP from the coding sequence ATGGGAAACACCTTCAGTATTACGACGTTGCTGCAATCTGTCGACCAACTCGGTCAGAACTATGTCTCCACCGCCTACCAGGCGCTGGCGAGCGCGGCGACCTCGGGTGGCGGAACCGGCGTCGCCGGCTTGCTCCTGACGCTCTACGTGATTTTTTGGGGTGTCGGCATATGGCAGGGCACCGCGACAGGTGGCCCCGCCGACCATGCATTTCGCCTGTTTCGCGCGATGCTGATTTACACCATGGCCACGAAGTGGGGCGACTTCCAGACGCTCGCGTATAATTTCCTCAACGACGGTCCCTCCGCCATCGGCAACGCCCTGCTCAGCGCGGTCACCACTGCCAATAACACCGGAACGTCCGCAAATCTGAACTCCGTCAACGGCGTGCAGTCGGCGCTTCAGAATATGTGGAACACGACCAACAGCGCCACGGAGGCGTTTCTCCAAAACGCCGGCATCACCAATTGGGGGCCCTACATCTTTGCCGCCGTGTTTTACGTCGTGATGGCAGTGCTGATCGGCTTTGCAATCTTCCTCATCGTGCTGTCGAAGATGTTCATGTGGTTGCTGCTGGCATTGGCGCCGCTGTTCATCATTCTGCTGCTGTTCGGCGTGACGACGCGATTTTTCAGCGGCTGGCTCAGCGCACTCGTGCAATATTTTCTCGTCCAGGTGCTGGTCTATGCGTTTCTGGCCTTCTACGTCTCGCTGATCCAGCAGACGATCGATACGCTCAACGGCGTTGCCAATTCGAAGTCCGCGACCTGGGCCACCATCGGACCGGTGGTGCTGCTCGCGATCATCGGCATCCTGCTGCTCAGCCAGATCAACAATATGGCTGCGGCGATTGCCGGCGGCGTCCCGATCTTCGCGCCGCGCATCGGTGCGGTCCTCGCAACTGCAACCGGCTATCGCCTCGGCGCGGCCGCAAACCGAGCCCGCCTTGCCTTCCGCAATCCGCTCAATCCGGCCTCGATGTCGCGCCGCGAGGAGCTGGCGTCGCGCCAACGCGCGCGTGTCGGTCTCCGTGCCGCCTCATGGGCGCAATCGGCGGAATTCCGTCGCCTCGCCGAACAGTTGCGTAACCCGGGCGTGCCGCCGGCGTCGAGTGGCGGAGGGCGGCCATGA
- a CDS encoding type IV secretion system protein, translating into MRWIFVLAVLTLTFTDAPPAMAQVPVLDSANLAKAQQIATSTQQILTADQQILQFTQKTLQAVTGDRSSQAQGTLAQMALGGGFSMAQAPSLGSVISGGALSFAGMGSASQNIVSTLINGLQLVQTITGLVSGQTHPADTAYKNSVNVAATLSGLINSTQSAVQQRSSAFTQGGQQIGKAQDLKGSVDQNTQVQIQTGQTINELNGVVNNAAAAANQANLDRIAAESSAARAMKFTQQ; encoded by the coding sequence ATGCGTTGGATATTCGTGCTCGCTGTGTTGACGCTGACTTTTACGGACGCGCCGCCGGCGATGGCGCAGGTTCCCGTCCTCGACAGCGCGAACCTCGCCAAAGCGCAGCAGATCGCGACCAGCACCCAGCAGATCCTCACCGCGGATCAACAGATCCTCCAGTTCACGCAAAAGACATTGCAAGCCGTCACCGGCGATCGCTCATCGCAGGCGCAGGGGACGCTGGCCCAGATGGCGCTCGGCGGCGGCTTCTCGATGGCGCAAGCACCGTCCCTCGGGTCGGTGATTTCGGGCGGGGCCTTGTCGTTCGCGGGCATGGGGTCGGCGTCTCAGAACATCGTCTCGACCCTCATTAACGGACTGCAGTTGGTGCAGACCATTACCGGCCTCGTCAGCGGTCAGACCCATCCCGCCGATACGGCCTACAAGAACTCCGTCAATGTTGCGGCAACGCTGTCCGGACTGATCAACTCGACACAGAGCGCCGTACAGCAGCGATCGTCAGCGTTCACGCAAGGCGGGCAACAAATCGGCAAGGCGCAAGACCTCAAAGGCAGCGTCGATCAGAACACCCAGGTGCAAATCCAGACCGGGCAAACCATCAACGAGCTCAACGGCGTCGTCAACAACGCCGCGGCCGCCGCCAATCAAGCAAACCTCGATCGCATTGCCGCGGAATCGTCCGCCGCCCGCGCGATGAAATTCACACAGCAGTAA
- a CDS encoding VirB4 family type IV secretion system protein gives MVARALLDELTFGAVSRRERPVASHLPYTRHVDDHIIKTRDGLVLTVLKLDGYSFETSDMSEVNARLLGRNDVVRTLANSRFALAAHIIRREVQPRIESTFDNLLCRELDERYDAALSQRRMFVNDIYLTLIRRPLQGQAGTFDVMLTKLLGRKDEAGGSVAAQTALTELRDAATAVRENLAGYGARQLGVVRREGLWFSEPLEFLVQLINGGIPRPMHLPRMNVADALSMKRIFFGRNTIEIRGAGPEDTRFGAMVSIREYPAQTGPGSFDNLLRVPHEFIATQTFAIVDRPEAAKQIDRVSRQVDMSDEAGSIVAEHLDDARDELLASEAIYGEHHMTVMCLGRDLPEVGAAVTAVGAALTDRSVIWTREDLNCEPAFWAQFPGNFQYIARKAVISSKNFAGFTSLHNYPSGRPDGNHWGPAISVFETTSQTAYYYNHHVRDIGNFTVVGPTGSGKTVFLSFIAAQTQRVQPRPKLLFVDKDRGAEIFIRALGGQYETLVPGEPTGFNPLSLPDSAPNREFLYQLFAFMLRPVNGADLTASEEQVIRNAIAAALAGGPAGRTLKAFSTLLRGRIRAGEGDLLARLESWMRPDQRGWLFNNEEDQFSLSSVFGFDMTRVLDDPAIRTAALMYIFHRTEELLTGDPVMIFLDEGWRLLDDDVFAFFIRDKLKTIRKQNGIVGFGTQSAADIVRSKASNTLIEQTSTNIFFPNPKADDESYQKAFRLSGREVAWIRGTVPESRSFLIKHGRDSVVARLNLASMPDMIKVLSGRTETVAELDALRARVGYDPAVWLPIFMGRSQG, from the coding sequence ATGGTCGCGCGTGCTCTGCTCGATGAACTGACCTTCGGCGCCGTCTCGCGGCGCGAGCGTCCCGTCGCATCGCACCTGCCCTATACGCGGCATGTCGATGACCACATCATCAAGACCCGCGACGGACTGGTTCTCACGGTGCTCAAGCTCGATGGCTATTCGTTCGAGACCTCCGACATGAGCGAGGTCAATGCGCGCTTGCTGGGCCGCAACGACGTGGTCCGCACGCTCGCCAATTCGCGGTTCGCGCTTGCGGCCCATATCATCCGGCGGGAGGTGCAGCCGCGCATCGAATCGACCTTCGACAATCTGCTGTGCCGTGAACTCGACGAGCGCTACGACGCGGCGCTGTCGCAGCGCCGCATGTTCGTCAACGACATCTATTTGACGCTCATACGGCGCCCGCTACAGGGGCAGGCTGGCACCTTCGACGTCATGCTGACCAAGCTGCTCGGCCGCAAGGACGAGGCCGGGGGATCCGTCGCCGCGCAAACGGCCCTGACCGAGCTTCGCGACGCCGCGACGGCGGTCCGCGAGAACCTTGCCGGATACGGCGCCCGCCAGCTGGGCGTGGTGCGCCGGGAGGGCTTGTGGTTTTCCGAGCCGCTGGAGTTCCTGGTGCAACTCATCAATGGCGGCATCCCTCGCCCTATGCACCTGCCGCGCATGAACGTCGCGGACGCACTGTCGATGAAGCGGATCTTCTTCGGCCGCAACACCATCGAAATCCGCGGCGCGGGACCCGAGGATACGCGCTTCGGCGCCATGGTGTCGATCCGAGAATACCCAGCGCAGACCGGGCCGGGCTCGTTCGACAATCTCTTGCGTGTGCCGCACGAGTTCATCGCGACGCAGACCTTTGCCATCGTTGATCGGCCGGAGGCGGCCAAGCAGATCGACCGGGTGTCGCGCCAGGTCGACATGTCGGACGAGGCCGGCTCCATCGTCGCGGAACATCTCGACGACGCACGTGATGAATTACTCGCCTCCGAGGCGATCTATGGCGAGCACCACATGACCGTGATGTGCCTTGGTCGCGACCTGCCGGAAGTGGGGGCGGCTGTCACAGCGGTCGGCGCGGCGCTGACCGATCGTTCGGTGATCTGGACCCGCGAGGATCTCAATTGCGAGCCGGCGTTTTGGGCGCAGTTTCCGGGCAATTTCCAATATATCGCTCGCAAGGCCGTGATCTCGTCGAAGAATTTCGCGGGCTTCACCTCGCTGCACAACTATCCGAGCGGTCGGCCGGACGGCAACCATTGGGGGCCGGCGATCTCGGTCTTTGAGACGACCTCGCAGACGGCTTACTATTACAACCATCACGTCCGCGATATCGGCAACTTCACCGTCGTCGGACCGACCGGATCGGGAAAAACCGTCTTTCTGTCCTTCATCGCAGCGCAAACGCAGCGTGTTCAGCCTCGACCGAAATTGCTGTTCGTCGACAAGGATCGCGGCGCCGAGATTTTCATCCGGGCGCTTGGCGGCCAGTATGAGACCTTGGTGCCGGGCGAACCGACCGGATTCAACCCGCTGTCCTTGCCGGATAGCGCGCCCAACCGCGAATTCCTCTACCAGCTGTTCGCCTTCATGTTGCGGCCTGTGAACGGCGCGGACCTGACCGCGTCCGAGGAGCAGGTGATCCGGAACGCGATTGCCGCGGCGCTCGCCGGCGGTCCAGCGGGTCGCACGCTGAAAGCCTTCTCGACCCTGTTGCGCGGCCGCATCAGGGCAGGGGAGGGCGACCTGCTGGCGCGCCTCGAGAGCTGGATGCGCCCCGACCAACGCGGCTGGCTGTTCAACAACGAGGAGGATCAGTTCTCGTTGTCGAGTGTGTTCGGATTCGACATGACACGGGTGCTCGACGATCCGGCGATCCGCACCGCGGCGCTAATGTATATTTTCCATAGGACAGAGGAGTTGCTCACCGGCGATCCGGTGATGATCTTCCTCGATGAAGGCTGGCGGCTGCTCGATGACGACGTGTTCGCTTTCTTCATTCGCGACAAGCTTAAGACCATCCGCAAACAAAACGGCATCGTCGGTTTCGGCACGCAGTCTGCCGCTGACATTGTGCGATCGAAGGCGTCGAACACGCTGATCGAACAGACCAGCACCAACATCTTCTTTCCCAATCCAAAAGCCGACGACGAAAGCTACCAGAAGGCTTTTCGCCTCTCCGGACGCGAGGTCGCCTGGATCCGCGGCACGGTCCCGGAAAGTCGTTCGTTTCTGATCAAGCATGGCCGCGACAGCGTCGTGGCCCGGCTCAACCTCGCCAGCATGCCCGACATGATCAAGGTGCTGTCAGGGCGCACCGAGACGGTCGCCGAGCTCGACGCGTTGCGCGCGCGCGTCGGTTATGACCCGGCGGTATGGCTGCCAATCTTCATGGGGAGAAGCCAGGGATGA
- a CDS encoding type IV secretion system protein VirB3 yields MTENELEDPLITPLVKALTRAPTLMGVPYMYFMFNGVVSSVCFLISHNLFMLLVAIPLHLFGFVMTLRDDRIFEILFVKSTKCPPRSRAFWAADSYSA; encoded by the coding sequence ATGACGGAGAACGAGCTCGAGGATCCGCTGATCACACCCCTCGTCAAGGCGCTGACCCGCGCCCCGACGCTGATGGGCGTGCCGTACATGTACTTCATGTTCAATGGCGTGGTTTCGAGCGTGTGCTTTTTGATCTCGCACAATCTCTTCATGCTGTTGGTGGCGATCCCGTTGCACCTGTTCGGCTTCGTCATGACGCTGCGCGACGACCGCATCTTCGAAATCCTGTTCGTCAAATCCACCAAATGTCCGCCCCGCTCGCGCGCCTTCTGGGCCGCGGACAGCTACTCCGCGTGA
- a CDS encoding TrbC/VirB2 family protein, protein MRRSLSRWRLAGALLVMSITEAAAQSGGTLQPVQSTLTQLVQALTGPIATALATLAVIACGFFAWSGRLTWGIAGSVIFGIVLVFGSAQIVQFFQSAVGQ, encoded by the coding sequence ATGAGGAGATCGTTGTCGCGCTGGCGCCTTGCCGGAGCGCTGTTGGTGATGAGCATCACTGAGGCGGCGGCGCAAAGCGGCGGCACGCTGCAGCCGGTGCAGTCGACGTTAACCCAACTCGTGCAGGCACTGACGGGGCCGATCGCCACGGCGCTGGCGACGCTTGCCGTCATCGCCTGCGGCTTCTTCGCCTGGTCCGGCCGGCTGACCTGGGGCATCGCCGGCAGCGTCATTTTCGGGATCGTGCTGGTGTTCGGCTCCGCGCAGATCGTCCAGTTCTTCCAGTCGGCGGTCGGGCAATGA
- a CDS encoding lytic transglycosylase domain-containing protein: MSIRISAIGFSVMAALGGAYAQDAAQPARLAAVDALGRVLPVEQPPASFERIDSTFAAVAPCAGVKAIAADEARALVVRIATEENFYPDFVQAVAKNESRFNSIALSDKGAFGLMQLKPETAQRFKVDLCNPADNVRGGVRFLRALHEKYRNPFFILAAYNAGEGAVEENRGVPPFPETVRFVAQVINDFYVWPAPGNASRPGRRTAVGQPDLIEPDTPSAAAASPTKAAPEAHWSDGFVMHVD, from the coding sequence ATGTCGATTCGCATTTCGGCGATCGGGTTCAGCGTCATGGCGGCTCTCGGCGGCGCGTATGCGCAGGATGCCGCCCAGCCAGCCCGCCTCGCCGCCGTCGATGCCTTGGGCAGGGTGCTTCCCGTTGAACAGCCCCCGGCTTCGTTCGAACGCATCGACAGTACCTTTGCCGCCGTCGCTCCCTGCGCGGGCGTCAAGGCGATAGCGGCGGACGAGGCGCGCGCTCTCGTCGTGCGCATCGCCACGGAGGAGAATTTTTATCCCGACTTCGTCCAGGCGGTCGCCAAGAACGAAAGTCGCTTCAATTCGATCGCTCTTTCAGACAAGGGTGCATTCGGACTGATGCAGTTGAAGCCGGAGACGGCGCAACGCTTTAAGGTCGACCTGTGCAACCCAGCCGACAACGTCCGTGGCGGCGTTCGCTTTCTTCGCGCCCTGCACGAAAAATATCGGAATCCGTTCTTCATCCTCGCTGCCTACAACGCCGGCGAGGGCGCGGTGGAAGAGAACCGCGGCGTCCCCCCATTCCCCGAAACGGTGCGCTTTGTGGCGCAGGTCATCAACGACTTCTACGTCTGGCCAGCGCCGGGCAACGCGAGCCGTCCCGGTCGGCGGACTGCTGTCGGGCAGCCGGATCTGATTGAGCCGGACACGCCAAGCGCCGCTGCGGCTTCGCCGACCAAGGCGGCGCCGGAGGCGCACTGGAGCGATGGATTTGTCATGCATGTCGACTGA
- a CDS encoding thermonuclease family protein, giving the protein MRRAHLLAGIVAPLFTLSAAFAEAPVSRWFPVPASALYLTGDSWSDAGIIYRLYGVQSCLRGTSFTNAHGLERDCGEASLAMLVALTRDLRPQCYDAAERQESRTVFVFCVATRVTGAGAGSRIDLGTALIATGFAFAALKPDGQPVHAPYFVAQLVAQRAKAGLWAFPDLPEPNAIILRALHAQARPPTPPESPTPAESNQQ; this is encoded by the coding sequence ATGAGGCGCGCCCACCTCCTTGCCGGAATCGTCGCACCATTGTTCACGCTCAGCGCGGCATTCGCGGAGGCGCCGGTCTCCCGCTGGTTTCCGGTGCCGGCGAGCGCGCTCTATCTCACCGGCGACAGTTGGTCTGATGCCGGCATCATCTATCGCCTTTATGGCGTGCAGTCCTGCCTTCGCGGCACGAGCTTCACCAACGCCCATGGACTCGAACGCGATTGTGGCGAGGCCTCGCTTGCAATGCTGGTGGCGCTCACCCGGGATCTGCGGCCGCAATGCTATGACGCCGCCGAGCGGCAGGAGAGCAGGACCGTTTTCGTTTTCTGCGTTGCGACGCGCGTGACCGGCGCGGGCGCGGGGTCGCGGATCGATCTCGGCACGGCGTTGATCGCGACCGGATTCGCCTTCGCCGCCTTGAAGCCGGATGGTCAGCCTGTCCACGCCCCGTATTTCGTCGCGCAGCTTGTAGCGCAGCGCGCCAAGGCAGGCTTGTGGGCGTTTCCTGACCTGCCCGAGCCGAACGCGATCATCCTGCGCGCGCTTCACGCACAGGCGCGCCCGCCTACGCCACCGGAATCGCCAACTCCCGCAGAATCCAACCAGCAATGA
- a CDS encoding single-stranded DNA-binding protein: MRTTNLFILRGRVGQAPKAFNKAVKINVATDRSWTDGKGERREETDWVTVTILNEKAAEWAIANIAKGDAVYAECRIADGSYKKDGETVYTTDIIANVFHKLDLGSRDDAAA, from the coding sequence TTGAGAACAACAAACCTGTTCATCTTGCGCGGCCGGGTCGGCCAGGCGCCGAAGGCCTTCAACAAGGCGGTCAAGATCAATGTCGCGACCGATCGTTCCTGGACCGACGGCAAAGGCGAGCGCCGCGAGGAGACGGACTGGGTGACGGTCACGATCCTCAATGAAAAGGCGGCCGAATGGGCGATCGCGAACATCGCCAAGGGCGACGCCGTCTACGCCGAATGCCGGATTGCGGACGGTTCCTATAAGAAGGATGGCGAAACCGTCTACACGACCGACATCATCGCCAACGTCTTCCACAAGCTCGATCTCGGATCGCGCGACGATGCTGCCGCGTAA
- a CDS encoding thermonuclease family protein — translation MLPRKLVLAMVSGVAVFSSHPGTAQTPAAAPGVYSPKAAVQSPPLRVEVIDGTRFRDIETHEAYRLYGIDTCAPDQSAQLGRQSWPCGTMATAWLVTATLNTWLACTTLRDEAHEHLVRCASAGHTDIAADMVREGVAVAIPATQEDPGIRSYALVEQDARKAYRGLWSSTFQMPWDWRAGRDVKRHPVARGEAAP, via the coding sequence ATGCTGCCGCGTAAGCTCGTTCTTGCGATGGTTTCGGGCGTTGCGGTCTTTAGCAGCCATCCGGGGACGGCGCAAACGCCCGCCGCCGCACCTGGCGTTTATTCTCCCAAGGCCGCGGTCCAGTCGCCGCCATTGCGTGTCGAGGTGATCGACGGTACGCGCTTTCGCGATATTGAAACGCACGAAGCCTACCGACTCTACGGCATCGACACCTGCGCGCCCGATCAGTCCGCTCAGCTCGGCCGACAGTCCTGGCCATGCGGCACGATGGCAACAGCGTGGCTTGTGACCGCGACACTCAACACGTGGCTCGCATGCACCACGCTGCGCGATGAGGCCCACGAACATCTGGTTCGCTGCGCCTCTGCCGGGCATACCGATATCGCCGCCGATATGGTCCGTGAGGGAGTGGCGGTCGCGATCCCGGCTACGCAGGAGGACCCTGGGATTCGCAGCTATGCGCTGGTCGAGCAGGACGCCCGCAAAGCGTACCGCGGCTTGTGGTCGAGCACCTTCCAGATGCCGTGGGACTGGCGCGCCGGCCGTGACGTCAAACGGCACCCTGTGGCGCGAGGCGAGGCAGCACCATGA